The window CCTGCACGCCGACCGGGGCGCGAAGTTCACCGAGTTCGGCGGGTGGGACATGCCCGTCGAGTTCGGCTCTATCAGGACCGAACACGAGGCCGTCCGCGAGGCGGCCGGGCTGTTCGACGTCTCGCATATGGGTGAGATCGTCGTCAGTGGCCCCGACGCCACCGCGCTCACCGACCGCCTCGTCACCAACGACGTGGCCGCGCTCGACCCCGGCGAGGCCGTCTACGCCGCTATCACCGACGCCGAGGGTATCATGCACGACGACACCGTCGTCTACCGGCTCCCCGACGACGAGACCCATCGCGCGGCCGGCGAGCCGCCGGCGTACCTGTTCGTCCCGAACGCCGGCCACGACGAGTGGGCCCACGGGCGCTGGTGTGACCACCGCGACGAGTGGGGCCTGGACGCCACGGTCGAGAACGTCACCGACGACTGGGCGATGTTCGCCCTCCAGGGACCCGACGCCGAGGCCCATCTCCGGGACGCCGCGGGCGGCGACTCGCCCGACCTCGGTCGATTCGAGATGGCCGGCGACGCCGTCGCTGGTGTCGACTGTCTGGTCGCACGCACCGGCTACACCGGCGAGGACGGCTTCGAACTGCTGGTCCCGTGGGGCGAGGCTGAGACCGTCTGGACCGCGCTGGTCGGACCCATCCCGGATGGCGACGAGGACGCGGTGCCCGGGGACGCCGCAGGCGCCGACGCCGGCGTCCAGCCCTGCGGCCTCGGCGCGCGCGACACGCTCCGCATCGAGGCCGGCTTCCTCCTCGCCGGGCAGGACTTCCACCCCGAGAACGAGCCGCGAAACCCGTACGAGGCCGGTATCGGCTTCGTGGTGAAACCGGACTCGACGTTCGTCGGGCGGGATGCGCTGGAGCAGGTCGACGCCGAGGGCGTCGAC of the Haloglomus salinum genome contains:
- the gcvT gene encoding glycine cleavage system aminomethyltransferase GcvT; the encoded protein is MPLRTPPLRDLHADRGAKFTEFGGWDMPVEFGSIRTEHEAVREAAGLFDVSHMGEIVVSGPDATALTDRLVTNDVAALDPGEAVYAAITDAEGIMHDDTVVYRLPDDETHRAAGEPPAYLFVPNAGHDEWAHGRWCDHRDEWGLDATVENVTDDWAMFALQGPDAEAHLRDAAGGDSPDLGRFEMAGDAVAGVDCLVARTGYTGEDGFELLVPWGEAETVWTALVGPIPDGDEDAVPGDAAGADAGVQPCGLGARDTLRIEAGFLLAGQDFHPENEPRNPYEAGIGFVVKPDSTFVGRDALEQVDAEGVDETFVGFRLVERGVPRNGYDITNTDGKVIGTVTSGTMSPSLDEPVGMGYVPVDYADPGTTVRVVVRGQQKKARVQTLPFLDD